A stretch of Shinella zoogloeoides DNA encodes these proteins:
- a CDS encoding AAA family ATPase, with the protein MPRGKYIVEFLASRPEFAGVGKATAARLWKHFGADLYAVLGGGDIDRLAEVLDRNQAAIVAQAWANQIALADCVVFFDENGIDPKVARKAVDFWGSDALTKIRDNPYRLLTVCSWGQVDRVASVLGIPAADPRRQVAAVESVLYDRLDRKHTWCSHRELVVQTAKRLSVSIDSAERALAAAVGDRAALPIAGGYQPAGGAYMERFIESRIEEHIAAVDESDLFLDGITAQDVARFLDGFDPLGSLTGEQREAVMMAIGHRFSLLIGGAGVGKTTALKAVNAAARNFGMKVYQLAIAGRAAKRISEATGQHAQTVASWLKGTADGRLELGRHTLVIIDEASMLDLPTLYRILFHLPKEARCLLVGDTAQLPPIGFGLTLHRLVEETRIPQTELTRILRAAESTGIPQVSVAIRGGTLPHLPAYSSRRGGCSFIRANGRKVIHAIEDVLHDLRGEEVQVLGSVYAGPAGIDAINAYFHAERVATGAPSMNGFADGDPCIWTVNDYDRNLWNGSMGRVVRLDGNTLVVEFEGEKHRIGPNEVERLALAYCISVHKAQGSQFKNVIMSVQPSANMDRAMIYTAVTRATDRVILIGIEPDLVSSVVPYPRSLDRNVALALTDGSQRPG; encoded by the coding sequence ATGCCGCGCGGCAAATACATCGTGGAATTCCTGGCCTCGCGGCCGGAGTTCGCCGGTGTCGGAAAAGCGACGGCCGCGAGGCTCTGGAAGCACTTCGGTGCCGATCTCTACGCCGTCCTCGGTGGCGGCGACATCGATCGGCTGGCGGAGGTTCTGGATCGAAACCAGGCCGCCATCGTCGCCCAAGCGTGGGCAAACCAGATCGCCCTGGCCGACTGCGTGGTCTTCTTCGACGAGAACGGCATCGATCCGAAGGTTGCCCGCAAGGCCGTGGACTTCTGGGGTTCTGACGCATTGACGAAGATCAGGGACAATCCCTATCGTTTGCTGACGGTTTGCTCCTGGGGGCAGGTCGATCGGGTTGCCTCCGTACTCGGTATTCCCGCGGCCGATCCACGAAGGCAGGTGGCGGCCGTCGAGTCGGTTTTGTACGACAGGTTGGATCGAAAACATACCTGGTGTTCGCACCGGGAACTGGTTGTCCAGACGGCAAAACGTCTGAGCGTCAGCATCGACAGCGCCGAGCGCGCCCTCGCAGCGGCTGTGGGAGATCGCGCAGCGCTCCCGATCGCTGGCGGCTACCAGCCTGCCGGCGGGGCCTATATGGAGCGTTTTATCGAGAGCCGCATCGAAGAGCATATCGCAGCCGTAGACGAGAGCGATCTGTTCCTTGACGGGATCACGGCGCAGGATGTGGCGCGCTTCCTCGACGGGTTTGATCCGTTGGGTTCCTTGACCGGTGAGCAGAGGGAGGCCGTTATGATGGCGATCGGCCATCGCTTCTCGCTGTTGATCGGTGGTGCGGGCGTAGGCAAGACCACCGCGCTGAAGGCGGTGAACGCCGCGGCGCGCAATTTTGGCATGAAAGTCTACCAGCTTGCCATTGCCGGACGGGCCGCCAAGCGGATTTCCGAGGCGACCGGCCAGCATGCGCAGACGGTCGCCTCTTGGCTGAAGGGTACGGCGGACGGGAGGCTCGAACTCGGCCGCCACACGCTGGTCATCATCGACGAAGCGTCGATGCTTGACCTTCCGACCCTCTACCGAATCCTGTTCCATCTTCCGAAAGAAGCCCGTTGCCTGCTGGTTGGAGATACCGCCCAGTTGCCGCCCATCGGGTTCGGCCTGACACTTCACAGGCTTGTCGAAGAGACGCGGATACCCCAAACGGAACTGACGCGCATTCTCAGGGCAGCTGAAAGCACAGGGATTCCACAGGTGTCTGTCGCCATACGTGGCGGGACATTACCCCATCTCCCTGCCTATTCATCGCGCCGCGGGGGGTGCAGCTTCATCCGCGCGAACGGGAGAAAGGTCATCCACGCGATCGAGGACGTTCTGCACGATCTTCGAGGCGAGGAGGTTCAGGTCTTAGGTTCGGTCTATGCTGGCCCTGCCGGAATTGACGCCATCAACGCCTATTTCCACGCGGAACGGGTGGCGACCGGCGCTCCGTCGATGAATGGGTTCGCCGACGGCGATCCCTGCATCTGGACTGTAAACGACTATGATCGGAACCTCTGGAATGGTTCGATGGGTCGAGTGGTCCGCCTCGACGGGAATACCCTGGTCGTCGAGTTCGAAGGCGAAAAGCACCGGATCGGTCCAAACGAGGTCGAGAGACTGGCGCTTGCATACTGCATCAGCGTGCACAAAGCGCAGGGTAGCCAGTTCAAAAACGTCATCATGTCGGTACAACCGTCCGCGAATATGGATCGCGCCATGATCTATACGGCTGTGACCCGCGCGACCGACCGCGTCATTTTAATCGGGATCGAGCCTGATCTCGTCAGTTCCGTTGTCCCTTACCCCCGTTCCCTTGATAGGAACGTTGCGCTGGCCCTGACCGATGGTAGCCAGAGGCCAGGATAA
- a CDS encoding helix-turn-helix domain-containing protein has product MRDAEADSRQADRSNLRLRKYYESQGLEFVGTVDIGSGIVSGSGVRWRDPRSPVRPPDEHMQYRSNGAEFALGAARAFLDITAKEAAAELGLNRQTLTKIEASGECSPEVRRKIVEFYRTHGIVFVGWRDEENDRYFGVGVMTTKQILPKSSDTG; this is encoded by the coding sequence ATGAGGGATGCCGAGGCGGATTCGCGACAGGCCGACCGATCAAATCTGCGGCTACGGAAATACTATGAATCTCAGGGCCTGGAGTTCGTCGGGACGGTAGACATCGGGTCGGGAATTGTCTCCGGGTCTGGCGTGCGCTGGCGCGACCCCCGATCCCCCGTCAGGCCGCCGGATGAGCACATGCAGTACAGGTCCAATGGCGCTGAATTCGCTTTAGGCGCAGCGCGCGCCTTTCTCGACATAACCGCAAAAGAGGCGGCCGCCGAACTCGGCTTGAATCGTCAAACCCTCACGAAAATCGAAGCAAGTGGTGAGTGCTCCCCAGAGGTGAGACGGAAAATCGTGGAGTTCTACCGCACGCACGGCATCGTTTTCGTGGGATGGAGGGACGAAGAAAACGATCGATACTTCGGGGTCGGAGTGATGACGACAAAACAGATTTTGCCGAAGTCTTCAGATACCGGCTGA
- a CDS encoding AAA family ATPase gives MRVSLAVYKPDLIIDPEFEVYVDKMRAMKSRHPWRQNVAGPRSRPITVPDFMAYCCVGAALRPYTNPCRGLFAILLVEGDDVESYMAGARLYLRHVGGEYADSWLKTTSDRRFEHTVDELLERPIDKSYAFIVVSDKHQISDKARLFSDAVVRVSKPSNRQIIAAFARFGHSLTESDLRMIAAESWERLRLAFLPGRSVAAGLQRLRAERSSSEPDSSNAAVNGPTLHDLHGFGDAGHWGIELSRDVADYLDGKLAWSDVDVGVLVSGSPGVGKTTFAEALSRTCRLPLVSASAAQWQAAGHLGDFLKAMRQTFHEAKSKAPCILFVDEIDSFGDRSVHGHHDDYKRQIINGFLECIDGIERREGLIVIGATNFPDILDPAIRRAGRLDRHIHIPMPDAATRLKIAEQYAGLIFPAEYLERFARTTHGMTGADISLLIRNARRVARRRSEALVVEHIMGCLPALQSLSANTLHRTAIHEAGHAIAGLALGLGPLEAIVIREDITVGAVESVGKTLFAGDPAERRSRSHYLNHIAVLMAGMAAEELEFGESCEGATGGVDSDLGRATEIATLVEVSFGLGSTLIIETVSEKRLSDLRVRNPEVRAAINEILKEQYERARNILVENLDALREVATEVLKVRHLQGGAVTTIIERHRVHSARKRQDEADRGKVSAALAILDRVPDNDPDQGDEVPNDDTLSECRS, from the coding sequence ATGAGAGTGTCGCTCGCAGTGTATAAGCCGGATTTGATCATTGACCCCGAATTCGAGGTATATGTCGATAAAATGCGCGCGATGAAGTCACGACATCCCTGGCGCCAAAACGTAGCCGGCCCGCGGAGCCGACCGATCACCGTTCCCGACTTTATGGCATATTGCTGTGTAGGAGCCGCGTTGCGGCCTTATACCAATCCTTGCCGCGGGCTTTTTGCGATCCTTCTTGTAGAAGGGGATGATGTTGAATCTTACATGGCCGGAGCGAGGCTATATCTGCGGCATGTGGGCGGTGAGTATGCTGACTCCTGGCTTAAAACTACATCTGACCGTCGCTTCGAGCACACCGTAGATGAGTTGCTTGAGCGTCCGATAGATAAGAGCTACGCATTCATCGTCGTCAGCGACAAGCATCAGATCAGCGACAAGGCACGCCTGTTTTCGGATGCCGTCGTTCGGGTTAGCAAGCCTTCAAACAGGCAGATCATTGCGGCGTTCGCACGGTTTGGCCATTCCCTTACGGAGAGCGACCTCCGGATGATAGCGGCAGAGTCGTGGGAGCGATTGCGTCTCGCGTTTCTTCCAGGTCGGAGCGTTGCTGCCGGTTTACAGCGTCTGCGCGCAGAGCGGTCGTCGTCCGAACCGGATTCCTCAAATGCGGCAGTGAACGGTCCGACGTTGCATGACCTTCACGGTTTCGGTGATGCCGGGCACTGGGGTATCGAGTTGTCTCGGGATGTCGCCGACTATCTTGACGGGAAGCTGGCCTGGTCGGACGTGGACGTCGGTGTGTTGGTCTCGGGCTCCCCGGGGGTGGGAAAAACAACTTTTGCGGAAGCGTTGTCCAGAACATGTCGATTGCCGTTGGTATCAGCATCCGCGGCCCAGTGGCAGGCCGCCGGGCATTTAGGCGACTTCTTGAAGGCGATGAGGCAAACTTTCCATGAAGCCAAGTCGAAGGCACCATGCATTTTGTTTGTGGATGAAATCGATTCGTTTGGCGACCGCTCCGTACACGGACACCACGACGACTATAAGCGCCAGATTATAAATGGTTTTCTAGAATGCATTGATGGCATAGAGCGCCGCGAAGGGCTGATAGTCATCGGCGCTACTAACTTTCCCGACATCCTCGATCCTGCGATACGTCGTGCCGGACGGCTCGACCGGCATATCCATATTCCGATGCCGGATGCCGCGACGCGTCTTAAAATCGCAGAGCAGTATGCGGGATTGATTTTTCCGGCGGAGTACCTGGAAAGGTTCGCTCGGACAACGCACGGGATGACAGGTGCGGACATCAGCTTGCTGATCCGCAATGCTAGGCGCGTCGCGCGTCGGCGATCAGAAGCATTGGTCGTGGAGCACATTATGGGTTGCTTACCAGCACTCCAATCGTTGTCGGCCAATACTCTACACAGAACAGCCATTCATGAAGCTGGGCATGCAATTGCCGGCCTGGCGCTCGGCCTCGGCCCCCTCGAGGCGATTGTCATCCGTGAGGATATCACCGTTGGGGCGGTGGAATCGGTTGGAAAGACGCTATTCGCAGGAGACCCCGCGGAACGGCGCTCGCGCAGTCACTACCTCAACCATATCGCAGTCTTGATGGCAGGTATGGCTGCGGAAGAACTCGAATTCGGAGAATCCTGTGAGGGGGCAACCGGGGGCGTGGACTCTGATCTCGGGCGCGCGACTGAAATTGCAACCCTCGTCGAGGTCTCGTTCGGATTAGGCAGCACGTTGATCATCGAGACCGTATCAGAGAAGCGATTGTCCGATCTGCGAGTACGAAACCCGGAAGTCCGCGCGGCAATCAATGAAATATTGAAGGAGCAGTATGAGAGAGCTCGAAACATCCTGGTTGAAAATCTGGACGCGCTGAGGGAAGTGGCAACGGAGGTGCTGAAAGTGCGGCACCTTCAAGGTGGCGCTGTCACGACGATCATTGAAAGACACCGGGTACACTCGGCCAGGAAACGCCAGGACGAGGCAGATCGAGGGAAAGTCAGTGCGGCCCTGGCGATACTCGACCGCGTTCCCGACAACGATCCCGATCAGGGAGACGAAGTACCCAATGATGATACCTTATCGGAATGTCGTTCGTGA